The sequence below is a genomic window from Maledivibacter sp..
ACATTAACATATTCTTCAACGCACTCCTTATATATTTATTTGAAAATTTTTATTTGAAAATTGTTTATATATCAAAATCATACTTTCCGCGATATATTATATCACTTTATATAAAAAAAAACAAAAGCTATAATCAGCTTTTGCTTTGCTATCCTACACTAACTAATGCCTTTTCGTACTCTGCAAGAATAATTTCTTGCAAACTTGCCCTAGTACTAGAGTTAATCGGATGAGCTATGTCTCTGTAATCTCCTTCTGCGACCTTTCTACTTGGCATTGCGATAAATAAGCCATTTTGTCCTTCGATTATTTTTATATCATGGACAACGAAAGAATCATCAAAAGTTACGGATACTATGGCCTTCATTTTCCCCTCGTCATTCATCTTTCGAATTCTTACATCTGTAATATTCATTTTATCCCACCTTTCACGTCAATCATTAATAACTTCTATTCTCCATAAAATGATAAACTCCTCTTTATCTATGACAAAATTTTAAGAAAATTTTATTTTTTGCAAGATATTCCTAAATTTTATTCGAATAAATTTCTATTTGGGTAAAGATTTATTTCGTCACTATTGCCCACCTTATCAAGTATCATCAAAGGAAGATATTCATCGACTAGCTTTTCCTCTGGTTTTTTTGTAGACATCATTACCCCGATCCCAATAACCTTTGCATCAAATTCCTTCATAAGATCTAATAACCCCTTAGCTGTTCCTCCACCCTTCATAAAGTCATCTATAATAAGTACATTAGATCCATTTTTTATTGCCCTCTTAGATACATACATTGTTCGAATTTTTCCTGTAGAGCCTGATACATAATTCATACTTACGGTAGCACCTTCAGTTATCTTATTATTATTTCTTACTATGACCAACGGGATATTTAAATAATTTGCAGTCATTAATGCTATTGGAATACCCTTAGTTTCCACTGTTATCACATAATCAATATTCTCGTCCATAAATTTTGTTGCAAAAATTTTCCCCATTTTTCTAACATAAATTGGATTATAGATGATATCCGACATATATAGGAAACTTCCTGGTATTATTCTGCTGTTGTCCGTTAAAACCTCACATATTTCATGTAAAACCTCTTTAGTACTTTCCAAATTCATATAGGGTACATATTTTACCCCTCCAGAAGCCCCAGCAATTGTTTCAACTCTACCTAATTGTAAGTCCTCCAT
It includes:
- the spoVG gene encoding septation regulator SpoVG; translation: MNITDVRIRKMNDEGKMKAIVSVTFDDSFVVHDIKIIEGQNGLFIAMPSRKVAEGDYRDIAHPINSSTRASLQEIILAEYEKALVSVG
- the purR gene encoding pur operon repressor; translation: MSKLKRNERVGALIKILCDNPNKIYTLNYFTNLFDAAKSTISEDLVIVKKLMEDLQLGRVETIAGASGGVKYVPYMNLESTKEVLHEICEVLTDNSRIIPGSFLYMSDIIYNPIYVRKMGKIFATKFMDENIDYVITVETKGIPIALMTANYLNIPLVIVRNNNKITEGATVSMNYVSGSTGKIRTMYVSKRAIKNGSNVLIIDDFMKGGGTAKGLLDLMKEFDAKVIGIGVMMSTKKPEEKLVDEYLPLMILDKVGNSDEINLYPNRNLFE